CAGTTGGCCCAGGCGCCAGCGGTCAAACCGATGGCGATCCAGGCCTCCGACAGCCCGGTGACAAAGAGCGCTCCAGGAAGGCCCATGAGCAACCACCCCGACATGTCCGAGGCGCCGGCTGAGAGGGCGGCGACGAAGGGCGGTAAGCCCCGGCCCGCGATGGTGTAATCCGAGTAGGCCCGCGTCTTCGAGTACCCCCAGAGCCCGATGCCAAGCATGGCGGCGAGGTAGAGGACGATCGCGGCGATAAACCAGGCCGATTCCTGCATGAAGCCTCCTTAAAGTGAAGTCCTACTATCGTAGTTCACCGCCTGTCCGGCGCCCACGGGGGCAGGGGAAACGTTGGATTTATCGCCATTGTCGGGCATAGGCGTTGCCATGAGCGCAGACAATGGTACAAATGTTCGTATGGCCTCGCATCTACTCCACGGACTCTGGTTAGCAGACCTAGGTCTCTGCCTGTGGGTAGAGCAGGTCGACGGTCACCGCATCGTCCTGCCCTCCGCGGTCCCGGACGGAACTTTCCCCCCGGCCGTGGAAGGCCTGCTCCGGGATTCCATGTTCCGGCACCGAACGAGCGTCAAACTGCAGACCCCCAAGGGCCGCGATGTAGAGCTGGCATTGCCGGTGGCCGCAATTGCCCCGGAACGCGCCATTGAATGGCTAGGGCTATTGGCTTACCTCGACGGGGAGCATCCAGCCGCTACTCGGGAACAACGGAACTCCCTCGCTCCCGATCTGCGGTGGCTGATCCGCATGTATGTGGGGATGAAGATTTTCGCCCAGGCAGGACGGGTGACCATCCGACTGCACTACGCGGACCGAGCATGGTATCCCCAGTGGCAGTTGGCGACCGGTATGGGTGAACGCGGCTGGGTAGCCGAGATGATCAATGCCGCGCCGGGAATCCTCACCGCGAATAACCACAGTTTGGCGGAAGACCTCACGACTGACCTGGTTCACTGGGTCACGAACTCGTTGCTGACTGATCTTCACTCGGCCCCCCGCCCCTACCCGTGGCACGACTTCGCCGAGGCCCTCATGACGAGTTCCGCCTTGCGCCGCGGCGGGCCCGGGCTCTTGCGTGCGATCAACGACTGGAGGGCATCGGTCGCCGCGGTGGATGTGCAGCTGCTCTTCGTCGTCGAACAGCCGCCGGCCGATAACGAGGAGATGACCGATCCCGCCGATGCCACCTGGCCGGTCCGAGCCCTCGTGCGTTCCGGCACGGGTTCGCCGCAGCCGATCCATCTTTCCGAGCTCGACGCCGCCTCGAAGGACACCCTGCGCCGCAAGTACATGACCGCCACTGCGGTGACCAGCCTCGTCGACTATTTGAGCCATCCCATGGACGAGTCCAGCTACGAGCGCCGAGGCCATCAGTTTGAAGGTGATTGGGACACCTACCTTTCCACGGACGACGTCGTGACGTTCATCTCCAAAGACGCCGAGAAGCTGCGCGAGCTGGGATTCATCGTCATGCTGCCCAAGGCCTGGAGTGTCGCCGACACGAAGGCCTCACTGTCGACGCGGCGAGCGGTCGACGACGCCGCTGGCCCATCGCTTCTCGGCTTCGATCAGCTCATGGACTACAACTGGCGGATGTCGGTGGGCGACGTCGAGCTCACCGACGCAGAGATGGCTGAGCTCGTGGCGTCGAAGTCGGGGTTGATTCGTCTGCGTGGGCAATGGGTGCTTGCCGACGCCGCGGCCATCCGGCGCGTCAGCTCCTACATGTCCGAGCTGGAAACGCGTTCCACTAAACGGATCACCGAGGAAATCACCAACCTGCGGATGAACGCCGAACTGCTCAAGTCCCTCGGCTCCGACGAATGGGAGGAGCGCCTCGCTGAAGCAGAGCGCCTGGAGGCCGAGCTCGCAGAGAAGAACTCGGCCCTCGGCACGCTGCCGCTCAGCGAACTGCGAAGACTCGCGGTGGAATCGACGGCTGATGATCCCATCGAGTTCACCGGTACCAGCTGGCACAATGCCTTGCTCGGCGGGCCAACGACGCCAGCCCCCGAGCGCATCGCCATACCCGACACCGTCCACGCCGAGCTGCGCGAATACCAGCGACGTGGCGTCGACTGGCTGTACTGGATGGCGCGTAACAAACTGGGCGCCGTCCTCGCCGACGATATGGGCCTCGGTAAGACGCTGCAGCTGCTCGCCCTGGTGGCCGTCGAAAAGGACCGTGGCGAGCTCACGGGGCCGACGCTCGTCGTCGCCCCCACCTCCGTCGTCGGAAACTGGGCGAAAGAAGCGAGCCGGTTCGTCCCGTCGCTGCGGGTCCACGTGCACCACGGTCCCCACCGCCTCCACGGTGTGTCCCTCGCCCGAGCCATGGCCGAGGCAGATGTCGTTATTGTCTCCTATGGTGTGGTGACCCGTGATCACCGCGAACTGGGCGCGACGCTGTTTCACCGCGTCGTTCTCGACGAGGCCCAGGCGATCAAGAACTCCGGAACTAAGTCCTCACGGGCCGTCAGATCGCTGCCTTCGGGTCATCGAGTGGCCCTCACCGGCACCCCGGTGGAGAACCGGCTCAGCGAGATGCGCTCCATTCTTGACTTCGTCAACCCTGGGGTTCTCGGCTCGGCGAGTTTCTTTAGGAACCACTTCGCGAAAGCGATCGAACGCGAGGAGGACGGGGAGATGGCGGACCGGTTACGGCAGCTCATCGCGCCGTTCATTCTGCGCCGGCTCAAGACGGATACGACGATCATCGATGACCTCCCGGAAAAGAACGAGACCATACTGCGGGTAGAGATGACCCCGGAGCAGGCCGCGCTTTACCAGGCGCTCACCGATAATGTTGCCCAGGAGATCGAAGAACGCGAAGGTATGCAGCGCCGCGGCCTGGTTCTGGCCACCATCACCCGAATCAAGCAGATCTGCAACCACCCGGCGCACTTCCTGGGGGATGGGTCCCCAGTTACGATCCGTGGGCGCCACCGATCCGGGAAGGTTCGCGCGTTGATGACGCTGTTGGACAAGGCCGTCCGCACCGACCAACGCATGCTCATCTTCACTCAGTACCGCGTGTTCGGCGAGATCCTGCAGCCTTTTCTCACCGAGCGTTTAGGACACCCGGTTCCCTTCCTCCACGGCGGGACAACCAAGACCGCTCGCGACGCCATGGTGGACGAGTTTCAGCGCCCAGGCGGGCCGCGCGCCATGATTCTCTCCCTCAAAGCCGGCGGCACTGGGCTGAACCTCACCGCCGCGTCGATGGTGGTGCATATGGACCGCTGGTGGAACCCGGCCGTGGAGAACCAGGCAACCGACCGGGCCTTCCGCATCGGTCAGGGCAAGGACGTCGAAGTGTACAAGATGATCACCGTCGGCACGATGGAAGAATCCATTCAAGATATCCTCGACGGCAAGACCAAGCTTGCCGGGGCGGTTATCACTGAAGGAGAAGGGTGGATCACGGAACTCGATCCGGACCAGTTGGCGCAACTGATTAGCTACCGCGGCCGGGAGGAATAGGCTGATGTCTAAGAAACAACCCGATAGGACAGCCCGGCCGCGGGTCGGCAATGTTATTTACGCCAACTTCGGCGCGAAAACCCGGGTCCGCGACGCTTCAGAGCTGCCTCAACGGCCCGCACCAGAGCAGCATGGCCTGGCAGGATTGCGGCTCATGCAAGCGGTTCTTAGCAGAAGCGATCAAGGCCGCATCGCCCGCGGGCGCGACTACGCCGCCGCCGGGCACGTCGTGGATCTCAAGTTCCTCCCAGGGGCCATCCACGGCCGCGTAGCAGGATCTCAAAATGACCCCTTCCTCACGTCCATCATCCTGCCTTATCGTTCCAAGGAGCAGCTTGCTGAGGTCTCGGAGTTGCTGGCCTCCGCTCCGAGCGGGCTGAGCCGGGCGCGCCGGGGCATCATTAGCGACGATATTCTCAACCTGCTGCTCTGGGCCGACGCTCACGACGCCCGTTTCGGCTGTGACTGCCCGGATCCGGTCACGGCGTGCAAGCACATTGTGGCAGTGGCCGAATGCGTCGCCGCAAAGATGGACTCCGATCCTTCCATCATTTTCACCCTGCGCGGTCTGACGCTCGACGGGGTCGAAAAAGACGTGGTTGAGCGCTCCGAGGAGGTAGCCCGTGGGATGGTGGAGTCCCCGGCCGGGGACTTCTGGGCCGGTGGTCCGCTGCCTGACTTGCCTCAGCCGAAGAAGGAGTCCACCTTGTCTACCAGCGACTTAACGCTGCTGCACAAGGCTATGAGGCACGTCTCCTATACGAGTATTGACGAGCTGCGAGCCGTCTCCGATGTCGAAGATATGTTCGATCATTTGACGCGTTAGCTAGGTAAGGTGTCATGGCTCGATGCTAGGACTGTGATTATGACAGAAATAACCTTTATCCATACCTCTGACCTGCAGATGGGGATGCGGCATCGGCGGCTGGGCGAGGAGCAGGGGGTCTTTGATAACTCCCGGCTCCGGGCCATCGACAAGCTGGGCCACCTGGCCCGGGAGCAGGGCGCGGCCTTCATCGTCGTCGCCGGGGATGTATTCGACGCCAATTCTCTGGACCGGAAGGTCACCTCTAGAGTGACGGACGCTCTCTCCGCGCTAGAAGTGCCGGTCTATCTTCTCCCCGGCAACCATGATCCACTGGTAGCAGGAAACATCTTTAAGCACACCGAGCCGCTGGCTAATGTGCACGTCATCCGCGACAGCGTTCCCCAGACGGTGGCCGACGGCGTGGAACTTGTCGGCGCCCCGCTGCTAACGAAACACTCCGCCGTTGACCTGGTACGGGAGGCACTTGAGCCACTGACACCGTCGGCAACGATCCGCATCGCGGTCGGCCACGGCGCAGTGGAGGCTTTCGGCGACGCTAGCCACCCCAATCTCATCGATCTCGGGTACGTCGAAGAGCGCATCGCGGACGGCACCATCGATTACCTTGCGCTCGGCGAT
Above is a genomic segment from Corynebacterium uterequi containing:
- a CDS encoding metallophosphoesterase family protein, which encodes MTEITFIHTSDLQMGMRHRRLGEEQGVFDNSRLRAIDKLGHLAREQGAAFIVVAGDVFDANSLDRKVTSRVTDALSALEVPVYLLPGNHDPLVAGNIFKHTEPLANVHVIRDSVPQTVADGVELVGAPLLTKHSAVDLVREALEPLTPSATIRIAVGHGAVEAFGDASHPNLIDLGYVEERIADGTIDYLALGDTHSTRQLGESGRTWYSGAPETTDFRDDSTAGGGESDSGNALVVTLTSGVDGRHATVVKHRIGEWTFDALAAELNSRADVDAWLSRLRAYPAKNYTMIKYSLTGVLSLRDREYLDAEMGALAPSFASFYERVRLHNLLTQPTPEELDALAVGAVTRAAVTELASDDDPVAHDALNLMYRLMKEVER
- a CDS encoding DEAD/DEAH box helicase, producing MASHLLHGLWLADLGLCLWVEQVDGHRIVLPSAVPDGTFPPAVEGLLRDSMFRHRTSVKLQTPKGRDVELALPVAAIAPERAIEWLGLLAYLDGEHPAATREQRNSLAPDLRWLIRMYVGMKIFAQAGRVTIRLHYADRAWYPQWQLATGMGERGWVAEMINAAPGILTANNHSLAEDLTTDLVHWVTNSLLTDLHSAPRPYPWHDFAEALMTSSALRRGGPGLLRAINDWRASVAAVDVQLLFVVEQPPADNEEMTDPADATWPVRALVRSGTGSPQPIHLSELDAASKDTLRRKYMTATAVTSLVDYLSHPMDESSYERRGHQFEGDWDTYLSTDDVVTFISKDAEKLRELGFIVMLPKAWSVADTKASLSTRRAVDDAAGPSLLGFDQLMDYNWRMSVGDVELTDAEMAELVASKSGLIRLRGQWVLADAAAIRRVSSYMSELETRSTKRITEEITNLRMNAELLKSLGSDEWEERLAEAERLEAELAEKNSALGTLPLSELRRLAVESTADDPIEFTGTSWHNALLGGPTTPAPERIAIPDTVHAELREYQRRGVDWLYWMARNKLGAVLADDMGLGKTLQLLALVAVEKDRGELTGPTLVVAPTSVVGNWAKEASRFVPSLRVHVHHGPHRLHGVSLARAMAEADVVIVSYGVVTRDHRELGATLFHRVVLDEAQAIKNSGTKSSRAVRSLPSGHRVALTGTPVENRLSEMRSILDFVNPGVLGSASFFRNHFAKAIEREEDGEMADRLRQLIAPFILRRLKTDTTIIDDLPEKNETILRVEMTPEQAALYQALTDNVAQEIEEREGMQRRGLVLATITRIKQICNHPAHFLGDGSPVTIRGRHRSGKVRALMTLLDKAVRTDQRMLIFTQYRVFGEILQPFLTERLGHPVPFLHGGTTKTARDAMVDEFQRPGGPRAMILSLKAGGTGLNLTAASMVVHMDRWWNPAVENQATDRAFRIGQGKDVEVYKMITVGTMEESIQDILDGKTKLAGAVITEGEGWITELDPDQLAQLISYRGREE
- a CDS encoding SWIM zinc finger family protein, giving the protein MSKKQPDRTARPRVGNVIYANFGAKTRVRDASELPQRPAPEQHGLAGLRLMQAVLSRSDQGRIARGRDYAAAGHVVDLKFLPGAIHGRVAGSQNDPFLTSIILPYRSKEQLAEVSELLASAPSGLSRARRGIISDDILNLLLWADAHDARFGCDCPDPVTACKHIVAVAECVAAKMDSDPSIIFTLRGLTLDGVEKDVVERSEEVARGMVESPAGDFWAGGPLPDLPQPKKESTLSTSDLTLLHKAMRHVSYTSIDELRAVSDVEDMFDHLTR